The genomic DNA GCAAaagaacaactgaaaaattagAGGCCTAGGAAGGGACCAAACCAGGCCTGCAACCTCCGTAACACCGGTCGGATTGAGCTTTCTGAGCTCATAGGGAGCTATATACATGTAGGTTGCTTATCTTAGTTCTTCATTCGACAAAATGCCCCATGAGTGTCCCACTGGTGTGCTGGCAATCACAGTGACAATAATTTTGACAATGTGACATGGCTCACATGTGTTGATGCaaccacaggcggcccagactcggagggtaaaaaaattaTGAGGATTTGtctgggaatctcgataacaaactgaaaaagatatttacccacaAAAGTTGTCAATAAAAAGCTGTACTTTAGTGTCGTTGTGACTTTCTCGGTTTTtatgtggttatttgcctgattgaatatGCGAGTTAAGCGACTTCTGAAATTCctgggttgtcactcgtacctaaataaaggaaaggctggcaactaaTTTCTAgattacctcacatctcgccgataaaatcacacttctccagCATCAGTcgcgctcaaactccggcgaggAGAAGTAAATCTATTTGTGTGGCTGCCATCGCCACAAAGATTGAGTAtggcttttttattgaaaacttttgtgGGTAAATATCTTaattcagtttgttatcgagattcccatacaaatccaagtttcaagttcaagtttattgtagaatttcattatataatacatttttcaatctgcactgctcgcaggtagcaatagctagtcaaggcgagcagtgattagatgtatatacaagagagaacaagtagagaaagctactATGGAGCTCTCtctccttataattgtttactcTCGAGTCTGGGCTACCTGTGATGCAACCACTGATGTGTGCCCTTGAGAAAGATGACAAGTCTTTGGCCTAAGATGCTGACATTAAGGCCAtttatacaagagaaaataagccgtggcttactctggccgcagcATACTCAATACACAAAAGGAATTATGTAagccgtggccagagtaagccgctgcttattttctctcatatAAACAACCCTATTGTCATTCCATCTGGTCAGTGAGACTCTTTGGAAAGGgacaaaacattaaaaaattagAATATTGTAAAAGTCATCATCTACGCTGTACACAACTCTGCAGTATTATGCAATCTTGATGGTGACAAAAATTATTCCTGGTAAACGAATGGGTTGTCAACTTGGCATTGTGAGTGGTAGCAACCTTGCTGACATGAGCAAActcgttttgttttggttgtaCTTTTGTTTACAGTTATCAAGCTGGCTTTACTTTGAAATGTGCAGTCAATCATGTTTTACATCTTTTAAGTTTTAGTGCTCCTTTTTTACTCCTTTTCACCTTCAGAATGGTTGCAGTGAACTCTGCTCTATAAACTTATGTTAGTTGACACCATCTCCCAAGACTGTCTCCAGCatcaataatattaaattattatttttattattattattattattattattattgttattatcattattattatcattattattattattattattattattattaaatttattattgtaGTGTAGTGAGGTTGCTTTATAGTAAAAAGTAACCCTTCAAGTGGAAATTGGTCTTTGAGGAGCAGTATTCACTTTAATCCAAAGAGTTCAACTGATGCAAGTTCTCATTAGCCATATTCCtctccccaccccacccccttcactctactttttttttgtttgttacttttaaCCCTTTTATTCTTAAATCAGCTCctgttgacaagtaaaatcatctggcattagacacagagtaaaatctagaatTGTCAAATAACTTCTTGAGAGTAAATAATTTACTTTTTACTAGTTTATCTAAATTGTAGAAATGCTGCTTAGGGGTATAGAGATGTTCAAAAATAATGCTTGCAGTAATTTAACAATGGTTTCTGCACGgaagtgaaaaaaattgaaacgacATTTTTAATAGGTCTTACAAAATACAATGTATCTGGATAATATTTTGAGGATACGAGCAGGTACTTCTTGAGATAGTGTTAATAAGCACCGAGTACTATTATACACGCGACTGATTGAAACTGCAGTCAACTCCCAATAACTTGAACCTTTAATtgacccattgacacctgaactGCCCTGGACCAATCCCATTGAAGAGTTAAATCATCTGGAATTAGACAGACTAAAATCTGTTACATGTAAGTCCCACTGCAacgagtcaatgggttaaaatacaTACTGTATGAATCAAAAAACAGTAAACACCACTTTCCCTTATTTCTGGTAATTTGTTTTCAACTCCCCAAATTAACTTGAACCTTTTTCAATTTCccttaattaacccattgactcctgggggttccccattgacaagtaaaatcatctggcattagacagagtaatgtctggccagtttaggccggtttaggagtcaaagggttttaattaattaattaatgatcaCGTGAAAATGGAACAATTCATTTCTAAATTACTGTAGACTTCAGAACGTAATGTAACAGGAAACTAAACAAAGCAAAGCAGCAAGAGAAGTAATGTATTAAAGTCGAGGTACTGCGAACTTTGCAGCGACCAACGTCAGACTACTTCTACAGAATTCATCAATTTGCTCTTTTGAGAAATAGAGTACACTGTATGTTTTTATTTGTCACATACGTCTTGAAGGACGTGGCTCGATTTATGGAGGGTAAGAATAATTCGTAAAGAGAATGACCTTAAGGGAAACGAAAATGATTTATTGCTTTGAGTTAGCAAAGGTAAAATTGCAGTTGACGTATGACTGAAATGCATTGGAAATCGATTTTGGTTCGAGATACTGCGAGGTTCGAGTTAGCGAGGGTTCAAGTTATCGGCAGTCAACTGTATATACTTTGCCCTTTTCTGCTGCGTTAACCCTGTGACgtctaaaccggcctaaaccggccagacttagtattctactctgtctaacgccttacggggaacccctgggagtcaatgggttaaatgagATTTTTCTGGGGTTGCCATTGGAACAGCCACCCCACAGTAAAAAACCAGTCAAGTTGCTTTTCCTTCTTCATGCAGTCTCATTGTGCTtctcactgaagttaatcccggTTTACTGGGGTTGCTTCTTGGATGGGTGTCAccacacatacatgtaatatcCCGCAATGTTTtcgtgtttttccttttttaacagGTTTTCTCCTGGCTACAACAAGTGTTTGGTGAAGATTCAATTCCACAATTTGAAATCAACAACTTTACTTTAAGCATTTTAGAAAATCTTGCCAGCAGAAATCAAGAGCAGAATAAACATGCCACAATCATCACAAAAGATCACATTCAAAAGTCCACTGAATATGCTGCTGAAGGTAGAGCTAAGAAGCTGTTTCTACTTTATACTGTTCACATGCACtttgttttctatttcattacAAATTTATAATGAACATTGACTTTTAGTGCACTTATTTTAAACATGGAAATGTCATCATATAATGAGAGCACAGCATTGCCactttaaggacagtgcctactgaTATATATTCAACAGTATTTTTGGGTAGTTCTTGAATATGTGAGGAAAGCGGATCTTAATGTAAAAATACAagattagtaagcaccacctgTAGGAAACGAGAAAATCTGGTAGGAAACCAGAGAATCTGGAGATGTACAGAACATactgtatgcgcaataacaatagtaggcaccgtccttaacaaattTCTCCAAATAAGCACAGCTCCAGAAGTTTAAAGAATAGAAACATCCCGACCGAGCTTGTTGTAAAGAGATATGGGTCAATTTGACTGTTTGATTTCTATTTAcactttcttttgaagtttCGATCATGAAGAAGCTAAATAGAGATGTGCACACTagactttaaccctttcactcctgtggggttccccattgatgagtaaaattgtctggtgttagacagagtataaTCActaagtctcagtggcccttacaaGGGTGAAAAGGTTAATATGAATATAAATTTGTGAATAACGTTTATGCAGTGTAAAAAAGCAGACAGTATACAAAATGTTAACTGGACAGGATGTTTTAAAGATTTACACGTGTGTAGTTGTGAAGTTCCAAGGCCTCTGCTTTGCTCTTCAGTCAATCATTCTGTTTTGTATCACCTGTCCTGAGCAAGAAAGGAGGGTCATTCTTCCCAGAATTGACCAGCAAGGTCTGGGGGAAaactttacatgtacataaacgTGGCAAAAAGTGTAGTAGGCAGTTTTTATTGGTTCTCCAAAATGTGGCCTGCTTATTCAAGATCAGCTGTAACTTCGCAGAGcataatctttaaaaaaaaaattctcatctCGGTTGTGTACCTGCTGTCATTACTTTTTTGACACTCTTTTAGCTGAAAGACTCAGCAGGATCACTGAACACCTTGGGTTACCTGTGTCTTGCATGTCCCAGTCAGGAAGAACAAGTTTGAAAACCCTTGCTTCTGTTGCGCTGTTGCTTGAAACTAAAGATTGTTCCACATCAAGGTAATCAAAGGATTTAGAAATGTTACCACATTTTTTAGGTGCAGCACTGACCGTTACTTAAATTAAGGGAGAGACATTATTTTTAATGAGAAGGGATGGCACAACAGTGAGAGCAGTCACCTGTCACCAATGTGATTTGGGTTTGATTGCCAGACTTAGcatcatgtgtgggttgagtttgtttgttctctactctggtCTTAGAGgcttttctctgggtactctggttttcccctcacCTTAAAAAAACCGACCCGTGagagttgatttgatttttggACACTATCAGTGACACTGTCAGTGTCCCCAgtgataaattattattactccCCCAGCATTCAATACAATTGACATTTAAAgatcataattattaaaatttaatgaagtttattattattatgaaagtAATGATAGCTGCTTGGTTTCAATGAAGAGCTACACGTAATGGACTAGACTGTcaccagtgctggaaataatttttcattattcacaggacatatgtcctttcaaatcttcattttggtcagacatttgacaaattggatcggacataatttattgactgacaacaccttcgagaagataactcaagatgtgctggtgagatgttcggtcatcgtgtctgatcataatgtgaaattggccggatattttcaaaatttggtcggacaatgtctgctgaccgactgttatttccagcacgtCACTGAGTTAGTCATTGCTTTCAGTAAGACCCATCTCCCGCCAGTTGTGAATCGCCAGCTTTATTTCTTGTGGACAAATGATACCAAAGTAAAGGAATTAGAGACTCATTGGTAAACTTATATCTGATTTATACATTCCCCTTGGATTTTATCCCTGTACATGCTATGCTGCAGTCATTTTCCATTTGTCTATTCCGACATAGCATTGtcatcaaaatcatcaaatGTCACTGAAGATCACACGCGAACATCCCCTTTTTAATAACCTCCACTGGGTAGTGCATGTGCTTCAAATCTTATTGAAAGCACTTTATTGTCTTGTCAATTCCACTACTTTTCTCAATTATGATGAGAAAAAGTCTTTTACCGTCAGAAAGATTATCTAAAACAAATTCAATTATCATAAGTTTGTTGTTAGGGATTGCAGAACAAAGTCAGGCTTTATCTGCTGCAGTTGATGCTAACTCTGAGGAAAAGCAGCTTCTTTCAAGAATTCtaataaaaacaaagaaggcTCAAAGTGATGCTTCTGACCTGCAAAGGTGTGAGACATTTATCTTAAATCCTGTACCCTACATTAGCAAGTGCATTAATTTTGCCttgctgtacatgtatattaagtCAGAAGAAGAACCAATTAAGTTCCAGACGAGTGTAAATGTTGTAACTTTTTTgacactttttgttttttccttgtttagATCTCTCGATGGTGTCAGAGACTTGGTTGCCTCTCAAGCTCCTAAGATGACAAAAAATGAGACGGAGACTGAATTTGTGAAATTGAAATGCAAAGAATATGAGAAAATCAACAAAGAACTTGAGGTTACTGTTCATTTCTGGGAAATGACTATGTTTCTCATAAACTAAAGTACTGGTTAGTGTTGATCGTTTTCATTTCAAATGTTATTTCCAGGAATATCAAGGAAAACTGCAGTTGGATTCAAGTATCTTCCATGGCCCCCTTGTCAAGAAATCACAGGTTAGTTTCACTGGTTGGAGCCACTAATAGACCAAAACAAAGATttttttggattgaaagtacAATTTATTCCATAATTTAAAGAACTGGGGCGACCTTCAAGGACGGAATGACAGAAGAATCACCCAAAATCCTAAAAGGAGGAATGGCGGAAATTCGCAAATGACAAACAACATTAGAatttataaaattatttatGGGGTACATCTGTAAAACTAGCAatgggcaagccctgtaaattaacaccctttattttgtctttagttgcttatatctcaaaaactaaGTCAgtaacccccattttttatttctaaaaagtaattagaagggcatgatgaaactttctgcaaagtttaaaacattctgtctagtggattcagagccaccttaattttgtgattttttaaggtagctctgaatcctctaGACAGACACTGAGTTGTTGTTAATCACTAcatttcgactgcatactgctagccTTCATCCTTTCTCTGGCTATAAGGCCTCTTCTAAACTTTCAGTTCAAATTGTAACTAAAAAATACACCAGGTAAACCCTAGCCGCACACGATCGCTTCTGCAGGAACGCGCTCATTGCGTGGGAAAGTGAGCCAAATGGATTGTCAGTGGTCACAGTTGTTGCGGTTACAAACAAGATGGCATCCAAATGATCTTGTGATGTTGGCGCAGGGACTCTGCAAATTTCTAAATTTTTTCGTACGGTATCAAGTATGTAGCCCTGGAAACCCATAGCTTTGCATTGAGATTATATATAGCTCAAATGATTTGAAGATCTGAAGCCTTCAGTTTAACTGACTCTATGATATATTAATGCAACTTTCAGCAACTGAATTTCTCATTTTGCAGTTGAGAAGTACTTGCTTGTACTATAGTTATCCTTTTTTCCAATAATGTTTCTGGCAGAATAATTTAACTTGAATTTGAAAACTGAAGGTCTTGTGTGACTCTTAATTCATTACTGTTATCTTAATGCCATCTAATAGGAGCTCAGTTTACCCGAAAATGCACCAGATGCAACCATTTGAAgccaatatttttaaaaattttccaaGGTAGCATGCCCCCAGATCCCCCTAGCACACAAGGGCCTCTGGCCCTTTTGAAGCAGCCACCTTTGGCCTCTGCTGCCTATTACTATAGCCAGCTTGCCTACTACCGAtactcaaaaacattttgattggGCTGGGTATGTAAAAATGCTTATTAGTCAACTGGGCTCCTTAattcttaaattgtccagattagTGCTTAATTGTAAAATGTATAAATTTGAATTTAGAAAATGAGGgatggtccacaggggtagtccatgaagtgagtccatggactgggtccacaggggtggtccatggacctgaaGTCCACGTTTTGTATACGTACAACCAGCTgtcaacttcaaattttattaaaaacacctGGAAGAGATCTACAGTGTTTGCCTAGGGGGCTTCAGTTATGCAAAGCTAACGGACTTAACTATGCTAATAAGATAGGCTCTTAATGAAGACTTTCTGAATCTGAAAATAGACTGAGTAATTTTAATGATCACATGCCAAAACAACTATTATAACTACATGGTATAAAGTGCTCACGATTCTTAACCTTCTACTGTTTCTATTTGGCACTAGGATGTGAgaattatcaaggaaaaaatcaaaccaGTCAAAGACAAACTGGAAATATACCATAGTCTTCCACCTGTAAGTTAATGGTTTTAAAATGAGGTTCTCTTAAACCCATTTCAAGACTCCTGGGAGTTTCACTTAACAGTTTCCGCTCTGTCTACCTCCAGACAATTTTACGTATCAACTGGAGACATCCTGGGGCACCTGTGGAGTGAATGCGTTAAGGGGTATTTAGCTAACAGGGACACCATCCTAAAAACTAGCGAAATGGAAAAAGTGGACTGGAATGTAGCACAAAACTTCAACAAGGATGCAACAGATACTTAACGACAGTTGCAGTTTACACATGTATGGTAATGCTGTGTTCAAAGATAAATAAAATTGTCATGAGAATGACTATAAAAAAGAGAGGTAGCAGAGACaaaaataccaagaattaaGGAACAAAAACTGTTTCAACAACCACGTTTGCTTGCAACATAATGCCATTGTCCACATTATAGAGACATCTGCACATTAAAAGGGGCAAAATGCAACACAGTTATCTCCTTGGATGACCACTTAAATTTCTTTATACCTTCTTTTGTGCAAAGTTACTGATGAGTGCAGAAGTGTAAAACCAATTGGCCCAGAAAGTATACTGTGAGTCTATAACATTACAAACAAACaactgttattttattttactgtagGACATTTCTCAGGCCAGAGTTCTGGTGGAAGAAGCAAAGGCACAGTTGGTATGTTTTGATAATACTGTTAGAGTTTGTGCAGTCTCCCATTTGCCTCAACTTAAGTTCTGACAGGTGCATTGCAGAGTGAGCATGAATCAAACACTATAGTCATTGGCATCCTACATGTAATTTCACCACTTCTACCCTTAACTGTTTGACTCTCACTTTCTCTGTTTGCTAACATTTTTGCTTTACTGTTTTTCCTAGGAAATGCTGGAGCGGCAACTGTCCATCAACATAGACACGCTTCACTTATAACTTCAACTACAGTGTTAGTACTGTCTTCTTGTCTACACTGCATTTTCATGTAACTTCTACCACCTGGAAAGTGACTACCAACTATGCAGGAAAAGCTTTTATGAGGAGCTTGTGTCATCCTCTTGTTTTGGCAATTTGCACCATGCAGTTGACTTTCTAATTGCTATGCCTTGTTTTAATTCCTTGATTCTTTTAGTCTAGGAGTCAACATACAGAAGTTTGACAGCATAATTATTTTGGCAGTATAAGAGGGATAATTTATAGGCAGCTCTCACTAAGCGACTGGGATTCCACAAGGGAATCAAAAGGCACAAGTTTGTGAATATTTGACT from Montipora capricornis isolate CH-2021 chromosome 2, ASM3666992v2, whole genome shotgun sequence includes the following:
- the LOC138039246 gene encoding HAUS augmin-like complex subunit 1, coding for MDVNRATVEGDLEKHNKVFSWLQQVFGEDSIPQFEINNFTLSILENLASRNQEQNKHATIITKDHIQKSTEYAAEAERLSRITEHLGLPVSCMSQSGRTSLKTLASVALLLETKDCSTSSLLLGIAEQSQALSAAVDANSEEKQLLSRILIKTKKAQSDASDLQRSLDGVRDLVASQAPKMTKNETETEFVKLKCKEYEKINKELEEYQGKLQLDSSIFHGPLVKKSQDVRIIKEKIKPVKDKLEIYHSLPPDISQARVLVEEAKAQLEMLERQLSINIDTLHL